A region of the Anas platyrhynchos isolate ZD024472 breed Pekin duck chromosome 31, IASCAAS_PekinDuck_T2T, whole genome shotgun sequence genome:
aaaacaaagcaaccaaCAACTAAACAAAAGCTAAATGCAATAAatccaacttccctgaggtaggcatgtgagcaggagagcttgaggatgtgggggatttcacagaagaactggtccacagcattgccttggcagaggggcagggaaaatgtattggctgtgtgcaggacagcactgagaaagccactgccccaggcagctgctgccatctgggcacaagctctgctgcccacgaggctcccgtagtgcaggggcttacagatggcaacatagcggtcataggccatgacggtgagaatGCAATACTCTGCTGTGATaaagaagacaaagagaaagacctgagcagcacatccttgataggagatggccctggtgtcccagagggcattggccatggctttgggcagagtggtggagatgcagcccaggtcgaggagggcgaggttgaggaggaagaagtacatgggggtgtggaggcggtggtggcaggct
Encoded here:
- the LOC119716213 gene encoding olfactory receptor 14C36-like; its protein translation is MPNISSVSEFLLLAFADTRELQLLHFALFLGIYLAALLGNGLILSAVACHHRLHTPMYFFLLNLALLDLGCISTTLPKAMANALWDTRAISYQGCAAQVFLFVFFITAEYCILTVMAYDRYVAICKPLHYGSLVGSRACAQMAAAAWGSGFLSAVLHTANTFSLPLCQGNAVDQFFCEIPHILKLSCSHAYLREVGFIAFSFCLVVGCFVFIVVSYVQIFRAVLRMPSEQGRHKAFSTCLPHLAVVSLFISTIMFAYLKPPSISSPYLDLAVSFLYSMFPPAVNPLIYSIRNQELKDALRKYIFLKKL